The region TCCGGCCCAAACTGTTGCATTTCGTGGAAGCACGTGACCGAACTCAAACGATGCAACTCCAAATGCTATTGCAAAACCCACCTCTGATCACAAACCTTGCAGTCAGTAAAATAATACAGCGACACAGGTATGTAATCCTACCCAGGCTTTAATTGCTGGATTTGCTACTACTTCAAGCACGTCTGTGACTTCCCTGCACATGCTCAAACGCAGGTGATGGCATCCCAGATTACAGGCTCCAGGAATGTCTGCTGGGTTCCAcaaatttcctttcaaaaacaaaaatcagaccCCAGATGCACCTCAAACACTCCTAAGACAGACAAGAGATTGACATGATAACGCTTAGgaagttttgaagaaaactgcTGGTGGTCTTTGCTCTGAAGACCCAGTACCTAGTTAACATACGGAGATTAAAAGCGAGGGCACACGGTGTTTACCGTGGCTACTCGAGAcatatttgaaagcaaaagacAGTAAGGAAACACAGCTGAAACTCAGAATAAGAGCACCGAGTCTGAAATCCATGAATTCTGTAGACAGGATCAATTCAGTCTCAACTCCTGATATGGTTTAGTGGATCATCTGGGTGGAAACAAGTTGCACCaaatatgagattttttttttttatgtctttttaatCAATTTTCACAGTTTAACTCTGAAAACCTAGTATTCCACAGAAAAACAAGCTACCAAAGCTTATATTCTGAAGAGTTTCcacttaaaatctgaaaaaaaatcaccttcaTAATTTCTGTAGAGTTCAGTATTTCTCAACTCGTTCTTAACTTTAAGGCAGTTAAGTTCTTAACAGCTAGTTATGATGTTAGAATCAGCACATATTCTGccttaaaccacaacaccactgaaaaaaacagaaggccAGAAACTGAGAAATTAAGAATATAATCACTACAAAGTTCTGTTCTGTAGTTTAGCGCGCCACATTCAAGTCGCAGCTCAGACATGCGAGAACTGtagacttcagaaataagagaaagatCTGCTTGGtagtgaaaatataattttatttttaacaatagCTGCCAGCAGTATACTGGTATATCTGTAAAAGATGTTCCAGAGAGTGAAAGACATAAGCAAACTACAACAAATTGCATCAACTCTTCAAGTATTTCTGCGAACAATGCTCCAATTCTTGATGTCCTGTCTTGGGAGTCTCGAGATCCTATTCTGCTCCACTCTTCTTCCATCCCCCACACCCCCTCCAGAAACAAAACGTAATAGTTGGTGGCACAGGTTCTGAGgcagattaaatattttccacttgGGATAAAGccttctgaaaatattcattGGATGCGTTCAGATAGCACTCTGAGTGgcaaagagtaaaaaaaaaaaaagttgactgTACTTAGCCACTTTTTTTGTTCTACATCGAGATAGGCATCAGTGGGTTTGGCTCAAGCATCTTCAATTTATTCATGTCTGTGTTCCTTTGATACGAAATGCTAATTTGCTACTTTAGCATAAAATCTCGATTACATCTCTCTTCTTATCATGGAACTGCATGCTACTCTCAATCAGTTTAGACATGCccattgcagaaaaaaacaccGATTTTATGGGAAAATGCAAATGTGGAAGCTACATGGCTGTGACTGTCCATGCGGGACGTTTACACAGACCAGCAGTGAACAGTAGATGGACAGGAAAGCTTTGGAGTCCATGAAATTGTTTCAGAATTCACATGCCTCTTGTTCAACAGGCAGCTCTTACACATAAGGAATCTCTTCAAGAAGGAAAGcttttttagggaaaaaaaaaaaaatcatgcacaTAGTATAATCTGTTCTCCCACACAAAAACAGGGTGAAGATGATGTGTATTTCCTGAGCATAAAGGGAAAATCCAAGTCACCTGTTTTAATGGGAATTTAAGCATATTTCAGCTTGAGAATAAATTAAGTTATTCAGCATGCTAATACATGCAACCAACTTGCAAACTGGAATGCCTACTTGAAAGGGtaactgctgtttttaaattgtGGAAGGGGCTAGAAGcatcattttaaatttaaacaggGGGTAGATTAATTGCTGTttgatgaaattaaaaatgcatttaaagatCAGATTGTAAACAAGTTGACAGAAGTCAAGAATTTACATAGTTATgaaagggctttttttaattaatgtagCGCTGGTGATTGGGGCCAGATGAAAGTGCTCTACCCACACCAGACGCTAAGCCTTTTACACACCACTCCAGCTATAACTCTGCCGTTCTGAAGGGATCACCTGCAGAGGTGGAAGCCACCCGCTCTCCATTAGACTCCAGGCCTCTGCTGAAGCCAGCAAGAGGCTGGCCAGCTTCTGCCACAACACAACAAAACTGTGCAATAGGAAGCCTAGAAGATACTGACTCCTTTTGCACAGGACAGTTAACAGCTATCACACGGTAACCACCTTAGAAATTGCTAACCTGGTCCTCATTTGAATTATACCTATAAGGGAAAGGCTCCGACGCTCAATACTTCATTGTACTGAGATAAGAAAAACATTAGTTACAGCAAGAGCTTTAACTTTGTTTACAAGCTTTCAGACACAATCATTAAAATACTTAACGCTGAGTATAATGTATTACAATTGTTTGAAGATTGCCTAAAAAGTAGAGAGAATATATTATCTATAAAAGACAACAAGCCTGGTATTTTAACAAGTATTTGTGTGCATTGATATGCAGGCAGCGCACACACTGGAAAACTGCATGAAAGTCTTTTCATGCTCATATGCACGTAATTGCCTCGTGTACACGCTATGgctaatttgcttttaaaaggagCGAGGCCGATTACTACAACCTCAGACAACTTCCAAGGGCCATCCTGATCTAGGTTTTAAAGGAGAGTTCAAAATTTAACAACAAAAGTATGCCTGCAATCACATTGCTTcctatatttttgtttttaaaggttaaTTATACAATGGCAAAGAGCACCAAACCAAcaagggttggggttttttttatcctaTGTGTCACTAAAAATGTTATCTAACAAAACCCGAAGGCATTCCTTTTCTACATGTCACGTTGTAGCAGAGACTGAATCCCTACAGAGGATTATTATGGCTGAGAAACTTTATTCAGGATGAGAACGTGACATTAGAATACAGTAATTATTAAAGGCTACAGTTAAGTTATTCCTAACCAGGTtgctctgcagaattttctttctgtgcctaAACACTCCTGTAATAAATCATAATAGGGTCTAAGTGTATCTATGGTTGTCGTCGAAAGACACGTAACAGGATTGCTAACTGCCTTTATATTGGAATTCTAGCTCTAGGAAGGCAAGACAAGGCACCACAAGCCATGTATACAAATACAGATCTTTTAGTCTACCTCTTCTATGTCAAACTAACTTCATGGGTATATAAAGTAGCAAAAGCAGGATGCTTAGAAAAGTCAGGCTGGTTTTCATAAAGCCAGTGCTTACCAAAAAAATTAGTGTATAAAAGTGTTTATGTGAGCATTTCCACATTATTGCAGAATGTTAAATATTCCAAGAACAACCTACCAGGAATAGCACTTTCCAGCTTCTAAAATCAGTTAAATATAAAAGtatctttacaaaaaaataGGCATATAAGTCTAGCATTCTTTGGAGTTGTTTATGatggtcttttaaaaataacctagCCGTTTATTTCATGCATCaaaatcattaattttaaacaagaaaactaTTCCCTGgtttagaaatatttgaaaattgctttttaaaaaaattgtagtgCTATTCCTCAGTGTTGCTGTAAAAAGATTATGTATAGTAGTGCAATGATTATGATTATGCAAAATTGCAGTCCAGGTGCACAGACAAGCAATTAGGACAAATTCCATGTAAAGGACTGGATTTCACACACCGTTTTTTTACAAGTGTAATTAATAGAtttcctttcaggaaaaaaaaatgcatactaTAATTTAAGGCAAATGTTATCTTTAAAGGTCACTTtagctttcttcagaaaagaaatagcttGAAAAAGTTCCCAGAAAGACTCCCACTTTAACAGCTCTCAGTGTTCGGTCTTGCATCACTAATCATTGCACTGCTATTCACCACGTACAGTAGCTATTTACCAACTAGCACACTAACGTTACATGTACTTTGTTTACGAGAGCACAGATTTTGTAAGTATCACCAGAAAGACCTATACAAAATAAAGGCTCTTAACTACCAAAAAGAAAGCCACTTGCAATTTTTGAGGGGAACAGATGGCAAAGGGCATCCTGACAATTATTCGTTTGCTGCAACTCAAAATTCGGGACAAATGTAGGttgccaatttaaaaaaaatattggctttttttaatctcatcaAGCTCTTGAAGACACAACGAAGTACTAACTCTGAGCAAGCTTCCTGCTAAAGCACTCAAGCCTAGATTCAAACTCCCCTGACGTCTGAGGTCACTCAAATCCAAGTTTCACATTTGAGTCCATTCTCAACCATTACTGTGATTTCAAAtccaagagattttttttttttttaatgttgcctAATATTCTGCAAATGGCTCTTTTGGATAATAAGTTCCCTTCTATATGTAAATAGGATAGACAAGCAGGTACAGTTCAATGTGTCACAGATATGACAATTGTGTATAGATCTTCTGGAAAAGCAATAAATtccaaaatacataaatattccTTTGTACCATGTAGCAAGACAGTATCCTAAACCAATTCATAGACAGGGACCAAATGTTTGCAAAGAGAAGTAGTAGGGGCAAGAGAACCCTTCAGCCTGAAGAATCTGGAGTTACCCCAGTGCAATATTAACATAACTGCATTAATGATTCAAACTTGCTGTGAAAGGAGGTAAGGAAAAACAAGCCTATAATTAACTCTGCAAACTTTAGGTAATTACTGTACCTGGTCTATCCACCATAACTTTGAATAACTGCAAGTTCATGCAAAAAAATTGCTATCTTATATGAAAAGAGCAGTCTGTTAGAAGCGTTGTTATGGAATATGCAAGAAGTCATCTCTTTTGCAAGTGCTGTTTACTTAGTGAGTCTCTTGGCTACATCACTGTAAGCTATTTCAATTTCTTTGTCTCCAGGACAGGTATTGGTGAATTCATCTCTGCTATAAGCATTCGTCAGGTATCTCCAAATCCCTGTCATTTCCTTGGGAATCTCAAAGTTGCGGTATTTTTTGGCTACCACCTAGAACAAAAGAATTAGATTATGAATTTACATCCTTCAATTTACACCCCTTTTCCATCCCTTGTCACTCCCTCGTTAAGCTATCCTTCCAACACGTACGCTCAGAGTCGCTCCTACAGTCAGCAGAACCTGCCCCTCCGGGATATGCCTGGGCCTGGCAGCACCCTGCCTCGCTTAGTTACTGTTACTGTCCTCACCCAGGCAGAAACTTAATCTGTGGCTCCATCTGCAGTACAAAACTGTCAAAGATCACTGGAGACGGTGAAAAGAAATCAAGCCACAATTATATGGGCACATCCTCACTCCTGTGGTTATCCTAGGGTACCTCTTGCTAGActtctgatgtttttgtttgttttagtacAATCCTTGTATTTCACATTGTGTCATTTACTTCCTTGCTAATGGAGCGGTTTTCTCTACAGCTGTGAGACGACATCCACTTCAAATATCAACCGGTCATAGGATGTTACCCTTCCTTCTACCTCAGTCTTCTAAGGGCTGCAACTGCCTGTGACCACATTGGTCGGTGCTtgtgccttttcatcatctgcCACCTAACTTGTCTTCTGGTTCACACCTTCACTGAATTCAGCCGCTCCATCCCTGAAGTCCTTGCAAATTACCTAAGTCTTACACAATTTCACGTACTGTTTATACTGTAGTTAAACTTACATGGGAGCTTACACATGGTTGAAATGAGTTGGGACTCCAGAATATCGTAAGCCACAGCGTTTTGTTCTTCCTTATCACATAACAACATACAAGTCATTTACCTTGACAATGTGTAGTTTGGGTAGCAGGTTGCAGTCTGCTAATGTCATCTCATTGCCATCCAAAAACTTGCGGGTAGAAACTGTAATATCCTCCATGCTGTTTTCATCTATCTCATCAGGAAGAGGAGAGTTCAGATACTCATCCAGCTTCTGGAGGGTTTTCAAGAGGCCACGTTCTAAGGCtacagagggaggaaggaacagttttaaggaaaaaaaagtcaaaccacaGCACacaaatttcaaagcaaattatCATTTAGAATATCGATATTAGTACCAGAtccaaaaaccaaaatccacaTCACTGTACTACCCAGCACACACCATATGATGAAGGATTTGTAACCCTTGTACAATTTTTGTGGTAACACTAACTGCTGGAGCTGCCTTTGTGGTAACCGGTAACACTGAAACTGACCTGGAATCCCTTTAAATATCACAGAGATGCAGGTTATTTAGAAGCTCGTTTATACATGAGCTTGCACTAATTGAAATATTCTGACTGTCcacaaatgtttatttttggtttaaaaagtGGCTTGTGTCAGTTTCTTAAGACTATTCCTATCTGGCTTAAACTATTTACAATTAAGCTATGCTAGGGTTTATATTCATTCAAACATAAGCTGTTTAACATCACATGCTCAGCTAACAGCCACGACTAAACACACCGACTACCAAGGAGGTTTATGGAACACAGCAGCAGAGGGCAGCACACCCCACAAAATCGACACGTATTTCTTGGCTGTTTACAGAGATGTCTTCAACCCCTCCAtctgaaaggcagcagaaaggcaTTCTGAGTCCCTGACTATAgctttccctccaagtacattGTGGACAAAAGATTTGTACTAAACAATTTAAAGGGCTAACTGTGCACTCTTTATCTCCTACTGATCTCTCACCTTCCATCGACTATGTTCTCTCTACACAAAAAGGTCTTAatctttcaaagaaagcaaCCTGAACTAAGCTTAACTCAGAACTCTGAATGGGAGCCCTCAATCCTAGAAGGGTCAAATACCCAAGTGTGCAGAAAGGCCTCCCAGCAAATGCACGGAGACTCAACCACTGGGGCGTGACACAAACTCTGCATGGAATTTGGTTCTGGATGTTAAAATCGTTTCTATTTAGTTCAAAAGGCTGTTGCATAGAGAAGCGTCAATACGGGGGCATATAGAAACCACGCACACCCTACTAAAATTCTGACTGAACACTGCCTAGGTGAAGTTCTCTTTGGAAGTGCTGAAATCTTTGTCTCTGACCATTAACTTTAAACCACAGGTTTAATTTATGAGACTCCCTCAAGCGTCCATCAACACGCAGCAAAATTTGTCAGTGAGACACTTCACAGTAAAGCTGCTCTGAAAAACCCAAGACGACGAAACAACATGCACACGGCTATCGGCCCCCGCGTAACCTACCTTCATTAGCTTCTGGTCTAGAATTTTtgataaatgcagaaaatttgGCAAATATATCCATTCCAGCAGTGTTTGATTCTGGATGCTTTGGTGAAAGTTTTAGGTACCTAAAAAATAGAAAGGAGTAGATCTACAGCATGTCTCGCAGAATGATGCTCATCACATATCAACTAGCACAAAATGgccctttttaaaagaaaaaattccacATCATGTACATTTACCAATTTATCCATTTTCAGACTAACGTGGATGACTTGCTTCTCAAGCGTAATATCACACACTTCCATTTAAGTTAAAATTTTTAAACCCAACACTTTTAAACCACTTTTCAGAGGAACATCGAAgcacatttctgctttctgaatcaGGCGTTTGTTTCAAGCACAGAGTGGCTGAAACAGGCCAGGGTCACAAGAGCAAGCTCCCTTGCTCTAGCGCAGCAGTGCTGCCACGGGGGCAGATCACAGTTCTCTAAACAAGAATATAATTAGGGATCAAACGGGTAACAAATTAAATACTCTTGTCCAGTCTCTGTTCACTGGAGGTttgcttgtttgggtttttttttcatttaaatatcaGCTGTCCCAGAATATCATGGACTCCAAATCtcttaataaaaaagtaaagcCGTGCCACACTAAAAAGACAGAACAGTTCAGCCTGCTAAAGGCAGCATCTGCATTTTGCCCTTTCCTGCCAGCTGAGGGAGAAGAAAGCCAACAGTTTAGAGAAAGcttcaaaacacatttctctTGCTAGTGCTGTGCAATctagctatttttaaaagtgctcaGTGTTTTCCACCATAATTTCCAAATACTAAATCATCAATCTGCAGGACTCATCATTATGCCTAGCATGAAggaattaatcttttaaaaattatttccaagttGCATTTAGTAATCTCTGGTTCTGTACAACTGTCCATCTGCTTATAGAAAGctggaaggaattaaaaaatatttaacactaAGTACAAATTTCACTGCTATTCCTGGTGAGAACAAGAAAATGACAAACTCTTGAAGACTTAAATACCACCTTACTTCTAGAAGAATGACTGCAAATACAAGTCTCCAAAAGACACTGCACATCTCCTTAAAAACGGATTCCCAGTTTATTACGGAGTCAG is a window of Phalacrocorax aristotelis chromosome 20, bGulAri2.1, whole genome shotgun sequence DNA encoding:
- the CLIC4 gene encoding chloride intracellular channel protein 4, producing the protein MALSVPVNGLKEGDKEPVIELFVKAGSDGESIGNCPFSQRLFMILWLKGVVFSVTTVDLKRKPADLQNLAPGTHPPFITYNGEVKTDVNKIEEFLEDVLAPPKYLKLSPKHPESNTAGMDIFAKFSAFIKNSRPEANEALERGLLKTLQKLDEYLNSPLPDEIDENSMEDITVSTRKFLDGNEMTLADCNLLPKLHIVKVVAKKYRNFEIPKEMTGIWRYLTNAYSRDEFTNTCPGDKEIEIAYSDVAKRLTK